In the genome of Streptomyces sp. SAI-127, the window GCCCGAGCAGCTGACCAGCGCCGATGTGTGGCAGGCGCTTCAGTTGTCCCTGGTCTGCGCCACGGCCGCCACCGCGGTGTGCCTCGTCCTCGGGGTTCCCCTGGCCTGGCTGCTGGCCCGCGTCGAGTTCCCCGGCCGCGGCCTGGTCCGGGCCCTGGTGACCCTGCCGCTCGTCCTGCCGCCGGTCGTCGGCGGTGTCGCTCTGCTCATGGCGCTGGGCCGCAACGGGGTCGTGGGCAAGTGGCTCGACTCCTGGTTCGGGATCACGCTCCCCTTCACCACGGCCGGCGTCGTGGTCGCCGAGGCGTTCGTCGCGATGCCGTTCCTCATCATCAGCGTGGAGGGCACCCTGCGGGCCGCCGACCCGCGGTACGAGGAGGCGGCGACGACCCTGGGCGCCTCCCGCTTCACCGCGTTCCGCCGGGTCACGCTGCCGCTGATCGCACCGGGCATCGCTGCGGGCGCGGTACTGGCCTGGGCGCGGGCGCTGGGCGAGTTCGGCGCGACGATCACTTTCGCGGGCAACTTCCCGGGCCGTACCCAGACCATGCCGCTCGCCGTCTACCTCGCCCTCCAGAGCGACCCGGAGGCGGCCATCGCCCTCAGCCTGGTCCTCCTGGCCGTGTCCGTGGCGGTGCTGGCGGGGCTGCGCGATCGTTGGATGACGGCGGGATGAGCGGTATGGGTGGAGGCACTCGATGATCGAGAAGAGTCAAGCCGCCGTCCCCGGCAGC includes:
- the modB gene encoding molybdate ABC transporter permease subunit, which codes for MSRADLPEATAETLKGGPRRRRLRTGAVGRGVPLPLLVPALIGLAFLIVPLVALLVRAPWRSMPEQLTSADVWQALQLSLVCATAATAVCLVLGVPLAWLLARVEFPGRGLVRALVTLPLVLPPVVGGVALLMALGRNGVVGKWLDSWFGITLPFTTAGVVVAEAFVAMPFLIISVEGTLRAADPRYEEAATTLGASRFTAFRRVTLPLIAPGIAAGAVLAWARALGEFGATITFAGNFPGRTQTMPLAVYLALQSDPEAAIALSLVLLAVSVAVLAGLRDRWMTAG